The following are encoded together in the Alphaproteobacteria bacterium genome:
- a CDS encoding TauD/TfdA family dioxygenase: MSKRTPLTGPSVWLGSDIVHSRRWIRDLPPGAAAEIDAALQGVKRRGLEWSSITKADFPLPSLAPLFDDIRDELENGSGMIKLRGMPVQTYSEDELRQLYYGFGQHLGTTVYQNRSGELMRAIRDEGAHVGRTYGQVQTRDASGQSGTFLSSYARTLTNNLLRFHTDRTDVVGLLCVRQAKAGGVSRLCSTGAIHNAILEKRPDLLDVLFEDFYRSRLGEESKDPATVYRLPIFGLRDGRLTSHYSLTFIEAAELVPGVPKLTVAQREAIDLLMATAEELAFEMTLDPGDLQLINSHVTYHGRTAFTDEFESGHSRLLLRLWFTMPNNRALPVGHEVLWREIEAGRPRGGIAQVTA; the protein is encoded by the coding sequence ATGAGCAAGCGCACGCCATTGACTGGACCCAGCGTCTGGCTCGGCAGCGACATTGTCCATTCCCGCCGCTGGATCCGCGACCTGCCGCCGGGCGCGGCGGCGGAGATCGACGCGGCCCTGCAGGGCGTCAAGCGGCGTGGCCTGGAGTGGTCGTCGATCACCAAGGCGGATTTCCCGCTGCCCTCGCTCGCGCCGCTGTTCGACGACATCCGCGACGAGCTCGAGAACGGCAGCGGCATGATCAAGCTGCGCGGCATGCCGGTCCAGACCTATAGCGAGGACGAGCTGCGCCAGCTCTACTACGGCTTCGGCCAGCATCTCGGCACGACGGTCTACCAGAATCGCAGCGGCGAGCTGATGCGCGCCATTCGCGACGAGGGCGCCCATGTCGGCCGCACCTATGGGCAGGTGCAGACGAGGGACGCCAGCGGTCAGAGCGGCACCTTCCTGTCGTCCTATGCGCGCACGCTGACCAACAACCTGCTGCGCTTCCACACCGACCGCACCGACGTGGTCGGCCTGCTGTGCGTGCGCCAGGCCAAGGCCGGCGGCGTCAGCCGGCTGTGCAGCACCGGGGCGATCCACAACGCCATCCTGGAGAAGCGGCCCGATCTGCTCGACGTGCTGTTCGAGGATTTCTACCGCAGCCGGCTGGGCGAGGAGTCGAAGGATCCCGCGACGGTCTACAGGCTGCCGATCTTCGGCCTGCGCGACGGAAGGCTCACGAGCCACTACTCGCTGACCTTCATCGAGGCCGCCGAGCTGGTGCCGGGCGTGCCGAAGCTCACCGTGGCGCAGCGCGAGGCGATCGACCTGCTGATGGCGACCGCCGAGGAGCTCGCCTTCGAGATGACGCTTGATCCGGGCGACCTGCAGCTGATCAACAGCCACGTCACCTATCACGGCCGCACCGCCTTCACCGACGAGTTCGAGAGCGGCCACAGCCGCCTGCTGCTGCGCCTGTGGTTCACCATGCCCAACAACCGCGCGCTGCCGGTGGGCCACGAGGTGCTGTGGCGCGAGATCGAGGCCGGACGGCCGCGCGGCGGCATTGCGCAGGTGACGGCGTAG
- a CDS encoding aminotransferase class I/II-fold pyridoxal phosphate-dependent enzyme produces the protein MRAQTNSKWSKYGPDVLPAFVAEMDFRVAEPIQAAVRRIVDKTDYGYPMRNGAKAGGALCAAFAERMKGRFGWQTDPDLALPLADLVQGTYAPVLAFSEPGDGVVLQMPSYPPFQEVLRVTGRRMIPLQMRDTGSTHVNRLEEIEKQVDARTRIFVLCNPQNPTGRVFSRDELMAFGKFAIERDMIVISDEIHQDIVYPGHRHFPFASLGPDYAARTITITSATKSFNIPGLRSAIIHFGTPQLRDRFLGRIPARLMGDPNAIGVDATIAAWKEGQPWLDSVVAHLQRARDHMVGTIKSEVPQIKVHAPEGTFLAWLDCTALGLNAPAFDFFHDKAKIAFSAGETFDPACAQFVRFNFATSMPILDGILDRLVTSTRARLKT, from the coding sequence TTGCGGGCGCAGACCAATTCCAAATGGAGCAAGTACGGGCCGGACGTGCTGCCGGCCTTCGTCGCGGAGATGGATTTCCGCGTCGCCGAGCCGATCCAGGCCGCGGTCCGCCGCATCGTCGACAAGACCGACTATGGCTATCCCATGCGCAACGGCGCCAAGGCCGGCGGTGCGCTGTGCGCCGCCTTCGCCGAGCGCATGAAGGGCCGCTTCGGCTGGCAGACCGATCCCGATCTGGCCCTGCCGCTGGCCGACCTGGTGCAGGGCACATACGCGCCGGTGCTGGCGTTCAGCGAGCCGGGCGACGGCGTGGTGCTGCAGATGCCGAGCTACCCGCCGTTCCAGGAGGTGCTGCGCGTCACCGGCCGGCGCATGATCCCGCTGCAGATGCGCGACACCGGCAGCACGCACGTCAACCGGCTGGAGGAGATCGAGAAGCAGGTCGACGCGCGCACCCGCATCTTCGTGCTGTGCAACCCACAGAACCCGACCGGCCGCGTCTTCAGCCGAGACGAGCTGATGGCCTTCGGCAAGTTCGCCATCGAGCGCGATATGATCGTGATCTCCGACGAGATCCACCAGGACATCGTCTATCCCGGCCACCGGCATTTTCCGTTCGCCTCGCTCGGGCCTGACTATGCTGCGCGCACCATCACCATCACGTCGGCGACCAAGAGCTTCAACATCCCGGGCCTGCGCAGCGCCATCATCCATTTCGGCACGCCGCAGCTGCGCGACCGCTTCCTCGGCCGCATTCCCGCCCGCCTGATGGGCGATCCCAACGCGATCGGCGTCGACGCCACCATCGCGGCATGGAAGGAGGGCCAGCCCTGGCTGGATTCGGTGGTGGCCCACCTGCAGCGGGCGCGCGACCACATGGTAGGCACGATCAAGTCGGAGGTGCCGCAGATCAAGGTGCACGCGCCCGAGGGCACGTTCCTCGCCTGGCTCGACTGTACCGCGCTGGGGCTCAATGCACCGGCCTTCGACTTCTTCCACGACAAGGCGAAGATCGCCTTCAGCGCCGGCGAGACCTTCGACCCCGCGTGCGCGCAGTTCGTCCGCTTCAACTTCGCGACCTCGATGCCGATCCTCGATGGCATCCTCGATCGCCTGGTCACCAGCACGCGGGCGCGCCTGAAGACGTAA
- a CDS encoding cytochrome P450 — MSIASIDVSDPGLYEHDKWRPLFERLRREDPVHHCADSPYGPYWSVTRYADIMEVEVNHAVYSSSQELGGIQIAEIARPGEFASFIRMDPPDHTVRRRTVAPIVAPSNIANMEATIRQRTSDTLDGLPRGEVFDWVDRVSIELTTMMLATLFDFPWEDWRKLTFWSDVAIANVNSPDAPVRSEDERFAELGRMAQYFAGLWNERINAPPRFDLISMLAHGDATRNMEPREFVGTLALLIVGGNDTTRNSMTGGLLALASNPGEWAKLRANPALVPSLVSETIRYQTPVIHMRRTAREDTTLGGKTIRKGDKVVMWYVSGNRDENAIERADHFVVDRARPRQHLAYGAGVHRCVGDRLADLQLRILWEEILKRDLDIEVAGPPRRLYSNFIRGYRALPVRIRN; from the coding sequence ATGTCGATCGCCAGCATCGATGTCAGTGACCCCGGCCTCTACGAGCACGACAAGTGGCGGCCGCTGTTCGAGCGACTGCGCCGCGAGGATCCCGTCCATCATTGCGCTGACAGCCCGTACGGGCCGTACTGGTCGGTGACGCGCTACGCCGACATCATGGAGGTCGAGGTCAATCACGCGGTGTACTCGTCTTCGCAGGAGCTCGGCGGCATCCAGATCGCCGAGATCGCGCGCCCCGGCGAGTTCGCCAGCTTCATCCGCATGGATCCGCCCGATCACACCGTGCGCCGGCGCACCGTCGCGCCGATCGTGGCGCCCAGCAACATCGCCAACATGGAAGCCACGATCCGCCAGCGCACGTCGGATACGCTCGACGGGCTGCCGCGCGGCGAGGTCTTCGACTGGGTCGACCGCGTGTCGATCGAGCTCACCACCATGATGCTGGCGACGCTGTTCGATTTTCCCTGGGAGGACTGGCGCAAGCTCACCTTCTGGTCCGACGTGGCCATCGCCAACGTCAACTCGCCCGACGCGCCGGTCCGTTCCGAGGACGAACGCTTCGCCGAGCTGGGCAGGATGGCGCAGTACTTCGCCGGGCTGTGGAACGAGCGAATCAACGCGCCGCCGCGCTTCGACCTCATCTCGATGCTGGCGCATGGCGACGCGACGCGGAACATGGAACCGCGCGAGTTCGTCGGCACGCTGGCGCTGCTGATCGTCGGCGGCAACGACACGACGCGCAACAGCATGACCGGTGGCCTGCTGGCGCTGGCGTCCAATCCCGGCGAATGGGCCAAGCTGCGCGCCAATCCCGCGCTCGTGCCCAGTCTGGTGTCCGAGACCATCCGCTACCAGACGCCGGTGATCCACATGCGCCGCACGGCGCGCGAGGACACGACACTGGGCGGCAAGACGATCCGCAAGGGCGACAAGGTCGTGATGTGGTACGTGTCAGGCAATCGCGACGAGAACGCCATCGAGCGCGCCGACCACTTCGTCGTCGATCGCGCCCGGCCGCGCCAGCATCTCGCCTACGGCGCCGGCGTGCATCGCTGCGTCGGCGACCGGCTCGCTGACCTGCAGCTGCGCATCCTCTGGGAGGAGATCCTCAAGCGCGATCTCGACATCGAGGTCGCCGGCCCGCCCAGGCGGCTCTACTCCAACTTCATCCGCGGCTACCGCGCCCTGCCGGTGCGCATACGGAACTGA
- a CDS encoding Flp family type IVb pilin — translation MNFIRQLCRDESGATSLEFGLIISLLAVISIPSFEALGNNLAVVMTKVAFAQCQASETICLMVEPK, via the coding sequence ATGAACTTCATTCGACAGCTGTGCCGCGACGAGAGCGGCGCCACATCACTCGAGTTCGGGTTGATCATCTCGCTGCTCGCCGTGATCTCGATCCCCTCCTTCGAAGCGCTCGGCAACAACCTCGCCGTGGTGATGACCAAAGTCGCCTTCGCCCAGTGTCAGGCGAGCGAGACGATCTGCCTGATGGTCGAGCCGAAATAG
- a CDS encoding alkaline phosphatase D family protein: MLARHLLPRRRLLITGAVTVAAPAIVRAQPRLSSMPFTLGVASGSPRPDRVVLWTRLAPTPLEGGGMPDAPVDVAWELAEDERFARIAARGTFRAITAEAHSLHVEAGGLRPARPYWYRFHAAGHTSPVGRTRTAPADGARTDRLHLGLASCQQYEQGWYTAYRHMAAEPLDLVVHVGDYIYEMSWGRRHVRKHGTANPTTLAEYRDRYALYKSDADLQAAHAACPWVVTWDDHEVENDYTDDRSPMTSDRGFFLRRRAAAYRAWYEHMPVPPSMAPSGPGMRIHDSWRFGDLVDLFLLDDRQYRSHHACADGKGGRALFTDCAERIDPRRTMLGAGQEAWLRDGLSRARGRWTLIAQQTLMAEADRAAADAGERAYWMDGWDGYPAARQRLLDAMAARRNANHVVLGGDIHMYAVADIRAGNGPVVASEFVGTSISSVGPNAERVRTLEARNPHLKYLRGDKRGYVLVDLTPASCQAHFEIVDDVFDPKSGKRRLASFAVAAGKPGAVPA; this comes from the coding sequence ATGCTTGCCCGTCACCTCCTCCCGCGTCGCCGCCTTCTGATCACCGGTGCCGTCACGGTCGCGGCGCCCGCCATCGTGCGCGCGCAGCCCCGCCTGTCGTCGATGCCGTTCACGCTGGGCGTCGCATCGGGCAGTCCGCGACCCGATCGTGTCGTGCTGTGGACCCGGTTGGCGCCGACGCCGCTGGAAGGCGGCGGCATGCCGGACGCGCCCGTCGATGTCGCGTGGGAACTGGCCGAGGACGAGCGCTTCGCGCGCATCGCCGCACGCGGCACCTTCCGCGCGATTACGGCCGAAGCGCATTCCCTCCATGTCGAGGCCGGCGGGCTGCGGCCAGCGCGGCCCTACTGGTACCGCTTCCACGCCGCGGGCCACACCAGCCCGGTCGGCCGCACGCGCACCGCGCCGGCCGACGGTGCCAGGACGGATCGCCTGCACCTGGGCCTGGCGTCCTGCCAGCAGTACGAGCAGGGCTGGTACACCGCCTATCGCCACATGGCCGCCGAGCCGCTCGACCTTGTGGTGCATGTCGGCGACTACATCTACGAGATGTCCTGGGGCCGACGGCATGTGCGCAAGCACGGCACGGCCAATCCCACGACCCTGGCCGAGTACCGCGACCGCTACGCGCTCTACAAGAGCGACGCCGATCTCCAGGCGGCGCACGCAGCGTGTCCGTGGGTCGTGACCTGGGACGACCACGAGGTCGAGAACGACTACACCGACGACCGCTCGCCGATGACCTCGGACCGCGGATTCTTCCTGCGCCGGCGCGCCGCGGCCTATCGCGCCTGGTACGAGCACATGCCAGTGCCGCCGTCCATGGCGCCGAGCGGTCCGGGCATGCGCATCCACGATTCGTGGCGCTTCGGCGATCTTGTCGACCTGTTCCTGCTCGACGACCGGCAGTACCGCTCGCACCACGCCTGCGCCGACGGCAAGGGCGGCCGCGCGCTGTTCACCGATTGCGCCGAGCGCATCGACCCGCGCCGCACCATGCTGGGCGCCGGGCAGGAGGCCTGGCTGCGCGACGGCCTGTCGCGCGCGCGCGGGCGCTGGACCCTGATCGCGCAGCAGACCCTGATGGCCGAGGCCGACCGCGCCGCCGCCGATGCCGGCGAGCGCGCCTATTGGATGGACGGCTGGGACGGCTATCCTGCGGCGCGCCAGCGCCTGCTCGACGCCATGGCGGCACGGCGCAATGCCAACCACGTCGTGCTGGGCGGCGACATCCACATGTATGCCGTGGCCGATATCCGCGCCGGCAACGGTCCGGTGGTCGCCTCGGAGTTCGTCGGCACCTCGATCAGCTCGGTGGGGCCCAACGCCGAGCGCGTGCGAACGCTCGAAGCCCGCAATCCGCACCTGAAGTACCTACGCGGCGACAAGCGCGGCTATGTCTTGGTCGACCTCACGCCCGCGTCCTGCCAGGCGCATTTCGAGATCGTCGACGACGTCTTCGACCCCAAATCCGGCAAGCGCCGACTGGCCAGCTTCGCCGTGGCGGCCGGCAAGCCGGGCGCGGTGCCGGCATAG